A segment of the Lolium perenne isolate Kyuss_39 chromosome 3, Kyuss_2.0, whole genome shotgun sequence genome:
AGAGCATGTAAATCCTACTTTTCGCGACTCAAAGGGCCTATCTTTCCCCTTTCTAAAGAGTCATGTGATAGATATCTATAATTTTCTATTCTAAGAGAAATATGACAAAAGTCCTTTTGTTTATGTTTAATTATCTACGAGCTTGAGATTTTGTTTAGTCGTGCACGACAAAGTTAAGCTCAGGGATGTTAATACATCCATAGCATATATATGAACTTTGTTGTTTATTATATGAATTGCCTTGGTATTTGCCATGATTATGTTTCCTTTCATATTTTCCATGATTATTGGGATTTTCACCGAGTCCAATTTATTTGTTACTACTTCCGATCCAAATTAGTTGTCGCAGTTTGTCGTGGATTTTTCCTAAATCTGCGACAACTAATTAGAATCGGATGGATTATTTAATTTTGGAAGGACGAAAAACCCCTCATGTATTTATAAGTTTCATGAACAATCTGGAATCCAATTAATTCTGAGAAAATGCATGCGATTTTTTTAAATCGGGAATGAAGAGAACCAACACCCGAAGGATCCAAGAGGATCCTTAGAGGAGCCAGAAGGGCTCCTTTGTGTGGAGTGCCCCTAAAGCCACACTAAAGTGGGTCCAGATCCCTTCAATCGTCCGGTCGTGTCGGCCTTTGGTCGAGGACTCCGCATTGACCTTATAGCCTCTCGATATATCCCTTCAATTCTTTTCACGCAAGGAGAACCTTGGTGCGAGACATACACGAAATAGAGAAAAAGTTTGTCACTAGAGCAAGATTGGAGAGGGAAACGCAACTGGAATCTCTCCTAGTAGCATCTCCATCGCCTCCATCAACTCATACACCATCTCCATGATGAATGTGTGTTAGCTGGAGTGGTGTGTGATTATTAGAAGTTAAAGAATGGGATTTGTTAGTTCTCAGCTAGCTGAGAACTTCGTGCTCAGTTAAGTCTTACACCATTTGATTTGCATCGTGATTCGTGCTAATCATGAATTAAAACCTAAGTTGTAACTGAGATTTGATGACATCATCTGACTAAGAACGAAGTTATTTCTCCGTCGACTGAGAAATAGTCACATTCTTAAAGAATAGACATGTGGGCAACTTTTTTGGCACACACTAGGGGCAAAAAGGACGAGGTACCTCTCACTGATGCTCAACTTCATGTAAACAAACTTAAGGCAGTGCTCTCTGGTGTAGTGTGGATTACATGCGGGGAGTATTAGCCGTGGATGCGTGAATGCGTCTATATAAAAGGGCGGACTGCTCCGACATACCACTACCATTAGGCATTAGCGCGTCAATAATAGTAACGACAGAAGCAAACGATGTAGCGTATCTGCCTCTCATTTTTCCTTCGCCCCTCCCTCCACGTACGTCCCTCCACAAAAAACTCAATTACATGCATGTTTAACCTGCGGGATCAACGAAGAGAATCAATGGAGTCTATCGGCGACCCAAGGGAGGGGCCGTCGACGGAGCGGGCGTTCGAGGATCAGCCGCTCCCGCCATGGTGGCAGCAGGTGACGCTGCGCGCCGTGGTGGCGAGCCTGGCGCTGGGCATGGTCTTCAGCGGCGTCATGATGAACCTGGTGTTCACGTCCGGGATCATCCCCACGCTCAACATCTCCGCCGGCCTGctcggcttcttcctcctcagggcGTGGACGCGCCTGCTCGACCAGCTCGGCGTGTCCTACAGCCCCTTCACCCGCCACGAGAACGCCGTCGTCCAGACCTGCGTCGTCGCCTGCGCCAGCATGACGTACAGCGGTATGCATTCTTCTTCGCGACGCGACGTCGTCGACCATGATGAGTCCATTCGATAGATTCCTTGATTCTGTGTGTGTTTTTGACGTTGTTAATTAGGGGGATTCGGGTCGTATTTGCTGGCCATGGACCATAGGACGGCGGAGAAAATTAACACCGGAGAATTCGTCGGGAAGAACGTCAGCGAGCCGACGTTCCCTCGGATGATGGCATACTACTTCCTTGTCAGCTTCGTCGGCCTTCTCGCTATTGTCCCAATGAGGAAGGTATGTACGACTGGACGTCCGTGCCGATCAAAGATAGAATTAACACCATGAACGTGTAATCATAGCTCGGGCTGATGCGGGCGATTAATGTATAGACGATGATCATCCGCCACCGGTTGACGTTTCCAAGCGGCTCGGCTACGGCTCACCTCATCAACAGCTTCCATACCCCTAATGGAGCGATGCAAGCAAAGTAAGCAACTATGGTTTTCACATGAAACTGTTCAATTCCGATCCGGTAGGAATTGGGGAGAAATTGGACTCGAAAGCTAGAGAATGGCTGGTCCATGTCCCTGTCTGTTTGCTGGGTGGAGTACTTTATTGATGTTTCTGACTACAGGAAGCAAGTGTCGCTCATGATCCGGTCGTGCCTGGGAAGCTTGTTCATGTCCATTTTCCAGTGGTTCTACACCGGAGGACCTCATTGTGGCCTCACCGCCTTCCCGTCGTTTGGGCTACAAGCCTTCAATCGTGGGTAATTGCCTGCAAGTTGCATTCCAACCATTCGAAGAATTGAATTCAGATCACGAGAATTACTTGTGTTGAAACGTGGTAGCTTGATTTATCTGATGCTTGCAGCTTCTACATCAATTTGAATGGAACATACGTGGGTGTCGGCATGATCAGCCCTTACCTGATAAACATCTCCATGCTCGTTGGGGCCATCATCTCCTGGGGGGTCATGTGGCCGTACATCGAAACTAAAAAGGGCAGCTGGTATGCCGCCGATCTCCAGGAAAACAGTTTACGGGGCATCAACGGGTACAAGGTGCTGACAGTTAGACTCAGAAGCTAGAGAATGGCTGGTTCATATTCATATGCCGATTGTTGAATGTTGATGGAAAAGCTCGCTTAATCTGAGATCGATCGAATGAACAGGTGTTTGGTGCCATAGGCATGATTCTTGGCGATGGCATCTTCCAGCTTGTGGTGATCTTGGTGAAGACCCTGCAGACCATGCGCAACCACCAGCGGGAGGCTGCGGAAACGCTGAGGTCCTTCTCCGACGTGGACGCCATTCCACGCAACGTGCTCAGCTTCGACGACCGCCGCAGGACGCAGGTGTTCCTCCGGGAACACATCCCGAGCACCTTCGCCGTCTGCGGCTACGCCGTCCTGGCGTCGCTGTCCACCGTCGCCATCCCGCACATCTACAGCCAGGTGCGCTACTACCACGTCGCCACCGCGTACCTGTTCGCGCCCCTCCTGGCCTTCTGCAACGCCTACGGCACGGGCGTCGCCGAGACCAACTTCTCGGCGCAGTACAACAAGCTGGTCATCCTGCTGTTCGCGTCGTGGATCGGCATCAAGAACGGCGGGGTCGTGGGGAGCCTCGTCATCTGCGGCATCGTGTCGTCCATCGTCTCCACCGCCTCCGACTTCATGTCGGACTTCAAGACGGGGTACCTCACGCTCACCTCGCCGCGCGCGCTCTTCGTCAGCCAGGTCGTCGGCACCGGGATCGGCTGCATCATCAACCCGGCCATATTCACCGTGTTCCACCATTTCTACGAGGACATGGGGAACAAGATCTACCAGGTGCCGCTGGCCAAGATCTACCGCGCCATCGCCGTGCTCGGCGTCGGCGACCTCGAGCTGCCCAGACACTGCCTTGCCATGAGCGTCTCCTTCTTCGCCCTGGCGCTGGTCGTCTGCGCGCTGCGGGAGGTGGCCGCGCACTGCAGGTGGCGCGCGCAGCACTACATCCCGAGCAtcaccggcatggccatgtcgttCCTGCTGGTCCCGGCGGTGGCCATCGACATGTGCGTGGGGAGTCTCATACTCTACCTGTGGGCTAGAACGGACAAGGACGGCGCGCAGGTGTTCGGGCCGGTGCTCGCGTCCGGGCTCATATGCGGGGACGGCCTCTTCTCCATCCCCTACGCGCTGCTCGCCAGATACGACGTCACGCCGCCCATTTGCATAAGGTTTGTGGCTCGAGAACAAAACGAGAAGCTGGACGCGTACCTTGCCACTGTACTTCCAAAATCCCGATGAAGGCTATCTCATCCATACCCTTACAACACGCCTGACCTGTAAATTTTGCCATGATATGATATTAAGTCGGGACTTAGTGGTAGCATGTAAGCTCAACACTTCGCAATTACTGATCTTTCAGACAGAGTGAATCGACTTCTTTGCGACATCTCGAGCATTAAAAATTTAAGAGCCAGTTTTCCAAAATGGGATCTGTAGCACCACAAAGCAAAGCCAAGAGTGACCATGAGGCTATCTGCCATCTTTAATGTTATTGAATCAGGTGGTCAATGCTAGCTTGTATGCACATGAGACTGTGGGAGTCAAACCGTCAAGAGTTTCTTCAAAACTAACGAAAGAACCCTTATGCATTGTGCAACTATTTTGTGCTCTCGGTTCTACAGTATGCACGGTTTCGCATGGAGCATTTCTTCAGAACGGCACCACATGAAAACAAGTGCCAACATGTACAAAGGTCGCATCCATCTCAGTAAAAATGCTCAAATATGTAAAGCATGCATACAAGAGTTACCGGGGTCTCCAACTCTCCATGGAATAGGCATCTTGCTAACACGCATTAATCTAGAGTATACTAAAGTATCAACCACCAAATTTAAGGTACCGCCGTCAGGGTGATGTGCCAAAGTGACAACTTGGGGACAGATCAACACCATGAAAAGGTAATCTCCCAGAAGTAGACACAGCATCCAACAACCTTCCGATTCTCAGGCGTaccacgagaaatcaaatgcgtacCAGGTTCTCCAACTCTTCATGGAATAGAAATCTTGCTAACACACGTTAATCTACTACTAAGTATCAACCACCACATTTAAGGAGTCGTCGTCAGGGTTATGGTATGGTATCTGATGTGCCCAAGTGACAACTCGGAGACATATCAATACGATGAAAGGTAATCTTCCAAAAGAGGAGTTTGCGACTCAGCAACTAACAACCTTCCAAGTCTCCGGCATACTATGAGAAACCAAAAAAACAACTTGATGATGAATGGACTGATCTCCTGTTTCTTAAACGGCTGATTCAGCAAAGAAACTGGTGAAATATTATTCAACAGGCAAGGAGAAGTTGCTGCATTGATCACAAAGGTCTATTACGGTAGAGAGATACTAAACTGAATTCCAGTCTCTCCACGATCATGCTCACGTTTCTTCAAAATATAACAGTAATTTATctgaaaaaaaaaagcaaaagagCATGGATTAGTCACCAAATAAACATCAATGTTTGCATACAGTGAAAGACTGGGGCCTAATAAAGAATTTACCTCCAGCCGGAAAAGGTTGGTTGGCAGTACAATGCCAATACCAGCAGAGCTTCTGAATGTCCGCCAAAACTCGGGAAATGAAAAATTCTTATACTCACTCTCAGACAACTTGGCAAGATTTCCAGCAGAAAGAAATGCATGACCATGTATTCCAGTATCTTTGAACAGCTTTATAGGCAAATCAAAGGACAGATCAGCAAAGGCAGATACAGCAAGATCACCTCCCAAGTAATCCCTCCCTGGAGAGGCAGCAGAATCGTCTGTAGCAGAGCCGCTTGGGACAAACCTCCGTGGTTCTGATGGGCCAACTCCTCTTGTTTCGAAACCCAGCAGAGATGATAGCCTACCAAGGCTGCATACGGGAGAAGAACGGCCTCCAAGGTAAAATCTATCAGGGACAGGTGAAGATAATTCCATAAATCCTCTGCCCAATGGTAGAATCACCCCTGCTGATATGCCAAGATTCAGGGCAGCGTTGTAAAATCCAAATGGAACAGCCCCACGAACATCAAACTCCTGCAGCAAAGAAAGCAAGGATGTTTGCTAAGAAAATATTATCAAGCCATGCATGTATCTGGAACATTATCTGATAAACTACAAACACACAAAGTTGCATCCCTTTCAACTACATCCTTCTACCTCATCCTGTTGATGGGCTATCTATACCGATGTCTTGAGGGAGGACATAGTGTCAACAAGCATGGTCCTTGTAGTGTATAGTATGACTCAAGGAGGTCCTAAGCAGGTATCAACTTAATTGGTCAAGTCAGAGCATAAGCGTATCTACCCATATTCAATTGTCATCTTAGTCTTGCATTCCCAGGATTGTTTCTACACATATCACATTCGTGCAGTTCATATGGCTTTTATTAGATTGGGTAAAAGGGGCTAGCAACTTCCTCTTGACTGATGGAACGGGAGAACTTCACATAAGGTGATACTCGTCTTTACAATAAGAACAGCTATGAAGCACGGAAATAATCATACGCCCTGGGTCTAGCTCTTAGCTATAGACAGCTGTTAGGACAATACTACTCACCAATTATAATAAATGGTCAACAGGCAAGCGGGCGGTCCGTATGGTAAGCAGAGTAGAGTGAACCAAGTTTGGATGTTCAGCGGTCAAGAGAAAAGCAAAAAAACAGGAGCCCCGCACATGCAAATCTCAAGATGTTCGCATGTGCACTGTTAACAGAATTTCCTCTGCTCTATGTGCAGCCAAAATTGAGCATTGAAAAATTCATAACTGAACAAAATTAGCAATATTTCTGTATCCTAACAACTGATTGTCTTGACAAATTAAAATATAAATTGCCATGAGCTACTATGGTATGTCAATCAGAACGAAATATCTCCAAGCACATGTATCAACGACGAAAAACATTAGTTTAGATACATTAAACTCTAATATACATTTTTTCCATAATGCACATGTGCATCCATTTCTAATGCATTACTCAATATAAGTCATCCTGATATATCTAAAAGAGCACTGATTTTTCCAACAAAAGTAGAgccaaataactgaaatacttgTAATTACTAGGTATTGACACTGGCAAGGTCATTTACTGCCATTTACCAAACCATGGCAGGTACCCCTCCGTCCCCTAATATATAAGATGTTATTGCAACCAATATAGGCATCTTATATTATGGGACGGTGGGAGTATTACACAAAGAAAAAACAGTAATTAACTGCCTAATCAACATTTGTATGTACAATTTAGTTATCTACGGCCAATGGATTTCAAGTATCAAATGGATCTTGGCACAGTCATGGCATGGTTGACTTGTTGATGGCATAACTTCTAACAATTGCTTTTGGAAGGTTTGGTTATGTACTTATGTTCTCTATTGCTATATATTGTTATAAGTGCAAATACAAATTTGATATGACTTATGCCTTCAAGACTATGGTCCATTAGCAGAAAAGTGTTTGTGAGTTAGATACATATTCCTTTTTGATTACTCAAACGTCAAACTATGCTGTTCATATTATTTTAACCTCGGCATCTATATGTTGTCGTGTTGTTTCAGTTACCCCCTCACTCTCTGTCTGACATACCTAGTTGCAGTATATTCTGCATTTCCACTGGCAAATAAAATTTAATAAAGAAAAGAGAACAAATGTCTATTGTCATTATCCCTGGACCCCTCATCCGCTCTTTTAAACATCAGGCTCCATATGCTTTTACAGGGAATAACTAATTCACTATGTCAAAAAAGAAAACTGTAAGGAGACCCCTACAATATAACTAGAAAACCAAATCTGCGTCCATGAGGGCTTGAAACCAGGTTGGGGGTTTGTACATCCACTGCTCCAACCACTTCCATTCACCAAGTTAAGAGTCTCCATGAAAGCTCTTGGATTATTTGATCTAACAGTGCAATTTAGTCAAATAATAATGCTAGTGCAGTAACTATAAAGCACATTGCTGGAGTAGGCACATTACTTCACAGGTAACTTAGAGAAGACATCAAATACAAACCAGAACAAATGATAGATACAAATAATCAGAAAAttagaaacaaaatatgcaaccCCCACAAAGTAGACAAACTGCATTGAAGATTAACATAAGAAGTTGGTTGTGGAAGAACCTGGCGGAAGAATCTTAGTCCTTTTCTGTCCCATAAACCGCCAAGTTGAGAAGTTGAGACAAATGCATATCCTTTTGTCGGCCGGAGTTCTGAATCCCTTTGAtctattttatatgtatatctcaATGCAGAAAGCAGATTGTGTCCTAACTGCCTTCTTACGGACTTTGATGCCATTTGTGAGGGATCACTTAAGGTACGCCCTGTCAGATCGTAAGACAAATCATGGTGCCTGGTTGAAAGTAAGCCAAATGAAAGGCCAAGCAGACGCTCCTTGTATGATGAAAGTTCCAGCCAATCTTGGGAAAGTACTGATGCCCGAGCTGTCAAGGGTGTTGGTATAGATTTCAATCTTGGAAGGCACACTCCAATGCCTAGCTCTGGTGACTGATGCCATCCATATGCTCCTGAAGCTTTCCAGATGTCCCCATAACCAAACAGGTTCCTCAATTTGAGCGACCCTTCGAGTGACCCTGATCTTGCCTAAACATGAGCACCATGTGTGAAAACACTTCAGATACTGAATGCAATACTAATGGAAAGCATGTATTAATCAAAACTTCAAATGCATTCTTCTACTCTTAGGGTGTTAACGCTAAGAGCCATGTATTTCACCAACAGAATAAGATGTCTGCATGGTTTTGTTTCTAAATGTTGAGTGCTGCCAAAATGGTTATCGTTTGACAAATCAAGCTCCACAAAAACATTTGGAGAAATATGTCTTCACATGATTTGTTCAAAACAGCTTTCCAATATAGGCCGCAAGTATTGATTGGTGTGAGTTGTAAACAATGTTTTTCAATTGTTTTTGCCTGTTGTGTTTTCTTACTGAAAATCAAGACTGGGGTTCCACACACCATGAGATtgggaaagaaaaaaatgaacaCTGAATTTTCTAGTGTCAATGTCACCATATTTCGGAAATAACTTGTATTGTGGTGACCAAGAGGCTCTAGTTAAAAGACAGTAAAAAACTTCCAGCGAGTTCGAGAACGAATCAATCACTAAAGCATGTTCTGTATCGCCACCTCTGTTCTCCATCTTATCAATTGAATAGTCTGGAACAGTCCCTAGTATTGCACATCAACAGCGTACCGAGCTAAGAGACAGAGATAAGTAATTCAGCCTCGTTACAAGGAAAATACATTATAAAACTACGCCACATGTCAACAGCCAGGATATATGCTTTCTTATCAACAATAGTTAATGGTTTTCTTGAATAAGGTATATCTGCATGCTTCACTCAGGACAATAATCTGGTAATAAATGGCTGATATAAAATAGCGGCAAAGAATTGAGCAAGCTGTCACCACAGCGATAAATGTTTATGTCTAATGCAATAAGCGACCTTATATATTTATTCAGAAAACCAATATATTCATTCGCAAATGGTAGGGGACATATGCTATATTTAGGCAGGTGTGCACCAAAGCAACCTAAAGAAGACTTTGGGCATCAAAAACTGCCTCTTTAGAAACCAAATAACATGTCATTGCCGATTACTGCTACCCTTTCTCCCTTTCATTCTACAAACCCAGCTATGCAACATAATGGAACTGTAACAATCATGTGGTCCAGTATGCTGCTTGAGCGGCCCTGATTTAGAACGCTATATTCATGAAAATGATATCAGCGAGATGGCACAGCGCAATAACTGAAGTTCACACATAGTACCAATTCTAAATCACAGCAAAATTTTGCCATGGTACATAATTCCACGCAGCTTTCTTTTACCAATACATGGCCAACTGAATAAACAACAAAGTGAGTGCATTTGTGCTGCAAATTTGCATCCATATGCAAACCAGCAGACAACAACAACTATTGCAAAAAGTATGCAACTTTGCTAGTTCTGGCCGGCCAACTAACAAGGAAAAGACGATTGAGCAAATCAGAGATTATTCACCTGTGCTCTGGAGTAGTAGGCGAAGCCAAATCCACCGAAGGTGCCCGCCTCCACGACTTGGATGAGGACGTTAGCGGTGCCAGGCAACTCGTGCGGGCCGGCGTCGAGGGTGATGCAGACGGATTCGAACACGTCGAGGCGGCGCAGCAGCGCGCTGGCAAGGGTGGAGGCACGCACCAGGTCCTGCACGGTGCCGGCGGAGCGGAGGAGGTCGGCGACCTCCGCCTCGATGAGCTCGTCGCGGGTCTTGAAATTTCCCTCGATGATGATGTCGTGGACGCGGATGCCGACCGGCTCGCCGTACAGGCGACGGAGCACGGCCCGCTCCCTCTCCTCGTACGCCGCCGGCCCGTCCAGCTCCTCCGCGtcgccgtcctcctcctcgaaATCGACCTCACCATGGTCAGGCTGGTCCGGGGACCCGCTGGATTCCTCCGGGGGCTCGTGGGGAACGGTGTCCGGGGCTTGCTCGGCGGTGGAATCCCCGGCAATCGCCATGGCTGGGGTTTCGGGCGAAAAGTGGGAATGGAATCTTGCTGGTTGTGGCGAGGGTTTTAGAAGGCTTGTCTGCATAGTGTATACTGGGCCTGGTACATCCACTCGTGGGCCTAGCACGGTCTTAAACTGGCATGCTGTGAGCCTGTGACGCCTTGACCTCTCGATTGCCTTGGTCCAATGGTCCatcttgatggatttttttttatAGAATATCTTTATCAAAGTTGAAACCATGTATATATACACAGTACTGATATCAAATTGATTTCTAACGTGTCCACAGATTTGCAATTGGAAAATGATCCTGTTCCCCCGGGGGCTGCGCTCGCTCGCAACCTCCGGGTGCGTAGCCCTCCGATGCTCAGAATCACGTGGTTGTCGTTCTCCTTGCCCCACCAACCACAGCCCAGAAAAAATCTCCAACCTTATCTTTGCTCTGCGATTCCCCTGATTTGCCTCGATGAAGCTCCACGCCGGAGTATACTTGCCGCCTGGAGCTCGGCCGCCTCGCCGTTGGGAGCTCggccgctgatacgtccaaaacgtatctactttcccgaacacttttgctattgttttgcctctaatttgtgtgttttggatacaactaacacggactaacgctgttttcagcagaattgctctggtgtctcgcttttgtgcagaaatccaactttcaggaaaatccccggaatttatgtcgaaggtcttatttttccagaagaattacggagccagaagggcaagccaggtggaggcccgaggcccccacacactaggccggcgcggcccaggaggggggcgcgccgccctactgtgtggcctcctcggctggcctccgacgccctcctctggactacttaagggtttcgatctaaaaacgcgagacgagaagtcgaagtcgccagaaacctcccagtacgccgccacgtcgcgaaactccatctcgggaccagaaactccgttctggcactccgccgggacggggaattggaggagatcatcgccatcatcaccaccgacgcctctccatcgaccagcaatgtttcccccatccatgtgtgagtaattcccccgctgtaggctgaaggggatggtagggattggatgagattggtcatgtaatagcataagattgttagggcatagtgcctagtgtccgtaattggtactttgatgatattgttgcaacttgttatgcttaatgcttgtcactagggcccgagcgccatgatctcagatctgaacatgctattgtttcatcatgatatgcattgttttatgatcttacctgcaagttgtatacacatgtcgctgtccggaacccgaggccccgaagtgacagaaatcgggacaaccggaggggatggcagtgatgtgaggatcacatgtgttcacggagtgttaatgatttgctccggtactttattaaaaggagtaccttaatatccagtagattccctagaggcccggctgccaccggctggtaggacaaaagatgttgtgcaagtttctcattgcgagcacgtacgactatatacaaaacacatgcctatggattgctttgtacttggacaccgttttattattatctgcaaatgccctgctttgattgttacatgagtttctctcatccatgcaacgcccgtcatccatcccagtgcctacagtattttaatcctgctgtttactaaaatcactactgctgtctctgttactctgctgctgttatttcactctgctactgctataaactgttactactgataaagtcttgcgagcaagtctgtttccaggtgcagctgaattgacaactccgctgttaaggcttttaagtattctttatctccccttgtgtcgaatcaataaattgggttttacttcccgcgaagactgttgcgatcccctatacttgtgggtcatcaagactattttctggcgccgttgccggggagcatagctttatttggaagttcacttggattgatattgttcgctgcaaattctccatcatggataaatctcgcgattctaaagtcgccatattaccatccactacaagaaaaggtacaactctgagtacctctgctgctcttgattcaccatctctgatgagtcaacttgtttcaccgccgcaagcttcacttgctggtacttctgctgaatctggaaactctcataatattgataatgtttctgctgtgcttgatgatagtggttcattgggatcttttctagatgctacaattgctaggtctagacaaattgaaaatactgaaactcctaatgctgctacacctgttaattcacctgagtctgttgattattctagtgatgatcccggtgaagattatgtggaacttgatgatgattttattaatagatgcaatgctactgctgatgcaagaaaaattaaaaagtttatcgcacaatatactgttagatataagctgtctcctgatcctaaatttgccacatctcctataaacattaaggataaagattacgattttctcttgatctatctcatatagctattgtagagaaaacacccttttgtggtactgaaaaagaaagtgctgtagaacacatgaatgaactttcttctatgagtagcttgttttctgatgatgtcaagatgcgtacttatttcgttgctaaaatttttcctttctcattaaaggatgatgctaaaacttggtataataatttgcctcctgactCTATTAAaattccaggtgatttgcttaatgttttctttcggaaatactttcctgctagtgctcaacatgctgctttacagaaaatttatagcttcgaccaggaagatggagagaaattgcctgaagcatgggcaagattttgctctcttatcagagctcgacctggacatgaattggaaaagcatgatttacttgatatattttatagtggactaaccgttgagtctagagcatatttggatagttgtgctggttgtgttttcaggaaaagaactccagatgaagctgaagaattattgg
Coding sequences within it:
- the LOC127344725 gene encoding probable metal-nicotianamine transporter YSL18 encodes the protein MFNLRDQRRESMESIGDPREGPSTERAFEDQPLPPWWQQVTLRAVVASLALGMVFSGVMMNLVFTSGIIPTLNISAGLLGFFLLRAWTRLLDQLGVSYSPFTRHENAVVQTCVVACASMTYSGGFGSYLLAMDHRTAEKINTGEFVGKNVSEPTFPRMMAYYFLVSFVGLLAIVPMRKTMIIRHRLTFPSGSATAHLINSFHTPNGAMQAKKQVSLMIRSCLGSLFMSIFQWFYTGGPHCGLTAFPSFGLQAFNRGFYINLNGTYVGVGMISPYLINISMLVGAIISWGVMWPYIETKKGSWYAADLQENSLRGINGYKVFGAIGMILGDGIFQLVVILVKTLQTMRNHQREAAETLRSFSDVDAIPRNVLSFDDRRRTQVFLREHIPSTFAVCGYAVLASLSTVAIPHIYSQVRYYHVATAYLFAPLLAFCNAYGTGVAETNFSAQYNKLVILLFASWIGIKNGGVVGSLVICGIVSSIVSTASDFMSDFKTGYLTLTSPRALFVSQVVGTGIGCIINPAIFTVFHHFYEDMGNKIYQVPLAKIYRAIAVLGVGDLELPRHCLAMSVSFFALALVVCALREVAAHCRWRAQHYIPSITGMAMSFLLVPAVAIDMCVGSLILYLWARTDKDGAQVFGPVLASGLICGDGLFSIPYALLARYDVTPPICIRFVAREQNEKLDAYLATVLPKSR
- the LOC127344727 gene encoding uncharacterized protein gives rise to the protein MAIAGDSTAEQAPDTVPHEPPEESSGSPDQPDHGEVDFEEEDGDAEELDGPAAYEERERAVLRRLYGEPVGIRVHDIIIEGNFKTRDELIEAEVADLLRSAGTVQDLVRASTLASALLRRLDVFESVCITLDAGPHELPGTANVLIQVVEAGTFGGFGFAYYSRAQARSGSLEGSLKLRNLFGYGDIWKASGAYGWHQSPELGIGVCLPRLKSIPTPLTARASVLSQDWLELSSYKERLLGLSFGLLSTRHHDLSYDLTGRTLSDPSQMASKSVRRQLGHNLLSALRYTYKIDQRDSELRPTKGYAFVSTSQLGGLWDRKGLRFFRQEFDVRGAVPFGFYNAALNLGISAGVILPLGRGFMELSSPVPDRFYLGGRSSPVCSLGRLSSLLGFETRGVGPSEPRRFVPSGSATDDSAASPGRDYLGGDLAVSAFADLSFDLPIKLFKDTGIHGHAFLSAGNLAKLSESEYKNFSFPEFWRTFRSSAGIGIVLPTNLFRLEINYCYILKKREHDRGETGIQFSISLP